From one Thermococcus sp. Bubb.Bath genomic stretch:
- a CDS encoding metal-dependent hydrolase, producing the protein MPNYDVHVLSGIVTYPLAVLTAFLLKVYAGVPFEMTSTAMVVGYGLYVLGADLPDMDHPNALIHRGTKPIVAVLLGSAVYLWAAGEIHLSQPWMNQTAAWGVGAIGAVVGWYGFTAVMPHHRGVVHSLLFATIYGFLAFLLGPYGLHMSTGEGLFLGFAAFSGYTLHLILDGSLKLL; encoded by the coding sequence ATGCCCAACTACGACGTCCACGTGTTGAGCGGGATAGTAACTTACCCGCTCGCAGTCCTTACCGCGTTCCTGCTCAAGGTGTACGCCGGCGTTCCCTTTGAGATGACCAGCACCGCGATGGTTGTAGGTTATGGCCTCTACGTCCTGGGGGCGGATTTGCCAGACATGGACCACCCAAACGCACTCATTCACCGCGGAACGAAGCCGATAGTGGCGGTTCTCCTGGGAAGCGCCGTCTACCTGTGGGCCGCAGGGGAGATACACCTAAGCCAGCCGTGGATGAACCAAACCGCCGCGTGGGGGGTTGGAGCGATAGGGGCCGTTGTGGGATGGTACGGGTTCACCGCGGTGATGCCGCACCACAGGGGTGTGGTCCACTCCCTCCTCTTCGCAACGATATACGGCTTTCTGGCCTTCCTCCTGGGCCCGTATGGACTCCACATGAGCACGGGGGAGGGCCTGTTCCTTGGGTTCGCCGCGTTCAGCGGCTACACGCTCCACCTGATACTGGACGGCTCCCTCAAGCTCCTCTGA
- a CDS encoding ATP-binding protein, with the protein MENEELKVYPLQTYEIYGLSKNPFEQLASEGISDVESIHVYQEVDMRLSMIISEVIGNRSSMAMAIVGPLGMGKTQRLKSIARAIEREGGKAIYVKVDTNDILKLTRDIFYALKPPRNRTNIFLENLSRKLGFIDRLEKMLSNTKEYKSRDIAELLVEQLKKYPYSALLLDELENMQGAGEQEKIQFFEMLRHVISTMPPGCIVAFACIPEAYEEYSRIFPAFFMRLHYEFKLRPMSVEETFELVKKRLNRVRTRDTDDPIYPFTDEAIRLIHDLAKGNPRQILRLLHYVLSEAAKRAFDPIDELVITTILEEPKSLEEYIRRVPKDYRDLVEVIVNKFNGGPVSYIAVAKELKKPANQVYESLNRLVTIGFLVGDPGGNYKVPHYVRKFLEEKGEGKGAEE; encoded by the coding sequence ATGGAGAACGAGGAACTTAAAGTTTATCCCCTTCAAACTTACGAGATTTACGGCCTCTCAAAAAACCCGTTCGAGCAGCTCGCAAGCGAGGGAATAAGTGACGTTGAAAGCATCCACGTCTATCAGGAAGTGGACATGAGACTGTCGATGATAATCTCCGAGGTAATCGGAAACAGGAGCTCAATGGCCATGGCCATAGTTGGCCCCCTCGGAATGGGAAAGACCCAGCGGCTCAAGAGCATAGCACGGGCCATCGAGAGGGAGGGCGGAAAGGCAATCTACGTCAAAGTCGACACCAACGACATACTAAAGCTCACCCGTGATATATTTTACGCCCTTAAGCCCCCCAGGAACAGAACGAACATCTTCCTCGAAAACCTCTCACGGAAGCTCGGCTTCATAGATAGGCTTGAGAAGATGCTCAGCAACACGAAGGAGTACAAGAGCAGGGACATAGCGGAGCTCCTGGTGGAGCAACTGAAGAAGTACCCCTACTCCGCTCTTCTCCTGGACGAGCTTGAGAACATGCAAGGGGCTGGAGAGCAGGAGAAGATACAGTTCTTCGAGATGCTGAGGCACGTGATAAGCACGATGCCTCCCGGCTGTATAGTGGCCTTTGCCTGCATCCCAGAGGCCTACGAGGAGTACTCAAGGATATTCCCGGCGTTCTTCATGCGCCTCCACTACGAGTTCAAGCTTAGGCCGATGAGCGTCGAGGAGACCTTTGAACTCGTGAAGAAGAGGCTCAATCGGGTCAGGACGAGGGACACCGACGACCCGATTTACCCCTTCACCGACGAGGCGATAAGACTTATTCACGACCTAGCAAAGGGTAACCCAAGGCAGATTCTCCGTCTGCTCCACTACGTCCTCAGCGAGGCCGCCAAGAGGGCCTTCGACCCGATAGATGAGCTCGTGATAACGACAATCCTAGAGGAGCCCAAGAGCCTTGAGGAGTACATAAGGAGGGTTCCGAAGGACTACCGTGACCTCGTGGAGGTCATAGTCAACAAGTTCAACGGCGGACCGGTCAGCTATATAGCCGTCGCCAAGGAGCTCAAGAAGCCCGCCAATCAGGTTTACGAGTCCCTGAACAGGCTCGTCACGATAGGCTTCCTCGTTGGAGACCCGGGAGGAAACTACAAGGTTCCACACTACGTCAGAAAATTCCTTGAAGAGAAGGGGGAAGGCAAGGGAGCGGAGGAGTGA